A stretch of Mycobacterium sp. ITM-2016-00316 DNA encodes these proteins:
- a CDS encoding lipopolysaccharide assembly LapA domain-containing protein, translating into MTTDPHAAHAEPEQPYEPLGAAEPPPPPPEDAVKFTRAAALWTSLIAGFLILIVLLIFIAQNTDPGTFHFLGWNWTLPLGVALLLAAVGGGLLAVMVGAARIVQLRLAARKNLKAARRTF; encoded by the coding sequence ATGACGACCGACCCGCACGCGGCACACGCTGAGCCGGAGCAGCCTTACGAACCTTTGGGCGCAGCGGAACCGCCGCCGCCCCCGCCGGAGGATGCGGTCAAATTCACCAGGGCGGCAGCGCTCTGGACCTCACTGATCGCCGGATTTTTGATCCTGATCGTCTTGCTGATCTTCATCGCGCAGAACACCGACCCGGGCACCTTCCACTTCCTGGGCTGGAACTGGACGCTGCCGTTGGGTGTGGCCCTGCTGCTGGCCGCGGTGGGCGGCGGACTGCTCGCGGTGATGGTCGGCGCGGCCCGCATCGTGCAGCTGCGTCTGGCAGCCCGGAAGAACCTGAAGGCGGCCCGCCGGACCTTCTAG
- a CDS encoding ABC transporter substrate-binding protein: MRRIRKFIVLCTAALTLSVAGCGSSNPLGGGEISGDLKAITVGSADFTESKIIAEIYAQALEANDFTIKRQFGIGSRETYIPAVQDHSIDLIPEYTGNLLQYFDPEATATTSDAVLLALLKALPGDLSILYPSPAEDKDTLAVSENIAQEWNLTSIADLAKRSPEVKVGGPSEFQTRVTGLVGLKQKYGLDIAPANFVAISDGGGPATVQALTGGTVTAANIFSTSPAIEKNNLVVLEDPESVFLAANVVPLVASQKMSNDLKSVLDAVSAKLTTEALIELNTSVEGNEGVDPDEAAAKWIRDNGFDQPLPGK; encoded by the coding sequence ATGCGCCGCATCCGGAAGTTCATCGTCTTGTGTACCGCTGCGCTCACCCTGTCGGTTGCCGGTTGTGGCAGTTCGAACCCGCTGGGTGGAGGTGAGATCTCCGGCGACCTGAAGGCGATCACCGTCGGCTCCGCGGACTTCACCGAATCGAAGATCATCGCCGAGATCTACGCCCAGGCCTTGGAAGCCAACGACTTCACCATCAAGCGGCAGTTCGGCATCGGCAGCCGGGAGACCTACATCCCTGCCGTACAGGATCATTCCATCGACCTGATCCCCGAATACACCGGCAACCTGCTGCAGTACTTCGATCCAGAGGCAACTGCCACCACATCCGACGCCGTACTGCTGGCACTGCTGAAGGCGCTGCCCGGCGACCTGTCGATCCTGTATCCGTCACCGGCCGAGGACAAGGACACCCTCGCGGTGTCGGAGAACATCGCGCAGGAGTGGAATCTGACCTCCATCGCCGATCTGGCCAAGCGCTCACCTGAGGTGAAAGTCGGTGGGCCATCGGAGTTTCAGACCCGTGTCACCGGGCTGGTGGGCCTCAAGCAGAAGTACGGACTCGATATCGCGCCCGCCAACTTCGTGGCGATCAGCGATGGCGGCGGGCCCGCGACCGTGCAGGCCCTGACCGGCGGCACCGTCACCGCCGCCAACATCTTCAGCACATCGCCGGCCATCGAGAAGAACAACCTGGTGGTGCTCGAAGATCCCGAGAGCGTGTTCCTGGCGGCGAATGTGGTGCCACTGGTCGCCTCGCAGAAGATGTCGAACGATCTCAAATCCGTGCTCGACGCCGTCAGCGCCAAGCTGACCACCGAAGCGCTGATCGAGTTGAACACGTCGGTCGAGGGCAACGAGGGTGTCGACCCTGACGAAGCGGCCGCAAAATGGATCAGGGACAACGGTTTCGACCAACCACTGCCGGGTAAGTGA
- a CDS encoding histidine phosphatase family protein → MQLLLVRHALPLRSEPGEGSDPHLSEEGLAQAARLPEALSRFPITRLVSSPQRRAQQTAQPVADALGMPVDVDERLAEYDYGLSHYTPIEEISKEDLQRLIDGHLPGDVDPVAFQARIWAGIDDIVATAGHDDTVAVFSHGGVINAVVHRVMQTARLLCVQVDYVGVTRVLSSRGGRLSVASVNGTEHVWDLLPRNQQW, encoded by the coding sequence GTGCAACTTCTTCTGGTCCGACATGCGCTGCCGTTGCGGAGTGAGCCCGGCGAGGGGTCCGATCCGCACCTGTCCGAGGAGGGGCTGGCGCAGGCCGCCCGGCTGCCCGAAGCGTTGTCCCGTTTCCCCATCACCCGGCTGGTGAGCAGCCCGCAGCGCCGGGCGCAGCAGACCGCGCAGCCCGTCGCCGACGCGCTAGGGATGCCCGTCGACGTCGACGAACGGCTCGCCGAGTACGACTACGGTCTGTCGCACTACACACCGATCGAGGAGATCTCCAAGGAAGACCTGCAGCGCCTCATCGATGGGCATCTGCCCGGCGACGTGGATCCCGTCGCCTTCCAGGCCAGGATCTGGGCGGGCATCGACGACATCGTGGCGACGGCCGGCCACGATGACACCGTGGCGGTGTTCAGCCACGGCGGTGTGATCAACGCGGTGGTGCATCGGGTGATGCAGACGGCGCGGCTGCTGTGCGTCCAGGTCGACTACGTGGGCGTCACCCGGGTGTTGTCCTCTCGTGGCGGCCGGCTGTCGGTGGCCTCGGTCAATGGCACCGAACACGTATGGGACCTGCTGCCGCGGAACCAGCAATGGTAG
- a CDS encoding putative zinc-binding metallopeptidase has translation MRAFACPVCDSFMAFEADHCARCGTAVGLHLPSRTMLALADGGAMYEGIRWIRCTQYQTLSCNWLAREEQEAGPRGRCLAGSLIRHEPDADDTLAREKLIPTTLALRRLVFQLADIGLPIEPYWLRDGGLAFDLLSSHSTGEKVIIGHANGVITIDLVESLDDYRESLRVRLGEPYRTMLGHFRHEVGHYYQNVLVENGCGADIYLDECRRLFGDERAGYRETIDRHYNLGAPRGWEATYISEYATMHPWEDFAECFAHYLHIADTMDTAREAGMVLHADRVRFNAPRDIVALESYDDEPIERMLFDWKWMSLFFNRVNTAMGKNPLYPFDIPQPVVDKLGFVHKVIRDTARSR, from the coding sequence GTGCGTGCTTTCGCCTGCCCGGTGTGCGACAGCTTCATGGCGTTCGAGGCCGATCACTGTGCCCGGTGCGGGACCGCGGTGGGCCTGCATCTGCCGTCGCGCACCATGCTGGCCCTGGCTGACGGCGGGGCGATGTACGAGGGCATCAGGTGGATCCGGTGCACTCAGTACCAGACGCTGAGCTGCAACTGGCTGGCCCGCGAGGAGCAGGAGGCGGGCCCGCGCGGCCGGTGCCTGGCCGGTTCGCTGATCCGCCACGAACCCGACGCCGACGACACCCTGGCGCGGGAGAAGCTGATACCGACCACGCTCGCCCTGCGCCGGCTGGTGTTCCAGCTCGCGGACATCGGCTTGCCGATCGAGCCGTACTGGCTGCGTGACGGCGGCCTGGCCTTCGATCTGCTGTCCAGCCACAGCACCGGCGAGAAGGTGATCATCGGTCACGCCAACGGGGTGATCACCATCGACCTGGTCGAATCCCTGGACGACTACCGGGAGTCGCTGCGGGTGCGCCTCGGTGAGCCGTACCGCACCATGCTCGGCCATTTCCGCCACGAGGTGGGCCACTACTACCAGAACGTGCTCGTCGAAAACGGCTGCGGCGCAGACATCTATCTCGACGAGTGCCGCCGGCTGTTCGGTGACGAGCGGGCCGGCTACCGCGAGACGATCGACCGGCACTACAACCTCGGTGCCCCGCGGGGCTGGGAGGCGACCTACATCTCCGAGTACGCCACCATGCATCCGTGGGAGGACTTCGCGGAGTGTTTCGCGCACTACCTGCACATCGCCGACACCATGGACACCGCCAGGGAAGCGGGCATGGTGTTGCACGCCGACCGGGTGCGGTTCAACGCGCCACGCGACATCGTGGCGCTGGAGTCCTACGACGACGAGCCCATCGAACGGATGTTGTTCGACTGGAAGTGGATGTCATTGTTCTTCAACCGGGTGAACACGGCCATGGGCAAGAACCCGTTGTATCCCTTCGACATTCCGCAGCCGGTGGTGGACAAGCTGGGATTCGTGCACAAAGTCATCCGCGA
- a CDS encoding phosphotransferase family protein, with amino-acid sequence MNSLAGLDLDALDAHLRAEGIARTGELRSELISGGRSNLTFRVFDDASKWVLRRPPLHGLTPSAHDMAREYKVVAALADTPVPVARAVTMRDDDSVLGAPFQMVENVEGNVVRSADELASLGDAAVIEGCVDALITVLADLHAVDPAAVGLGDFGKAEGYLERQVRRWGSQWDHVRLPDDTRDTDVKKLHSILAERIPASPRASIVHGDYRIDNTILDAQDPTVVRAVLDWELSTLGDPLSDAALMCVYRNPNFDDVLGMRAAWTSELLPPADDLAQRYAVASGQELQNWDFYMALAYFKLAIIAAGIDFRGREGGDAPAAVGAAVAPLIAEGLKLV; translated from the coding sequence GTGAACTCTCTGGCCGGACTTGATCTCGACGCCCTGGACGCCCACCTGCGTGCCGAAGGTATCGCCCGCACCGGCGAGTTACGCAGCGAGCTGATCTCCGGTGGCCGTTCCAATCTGACCTTCCGGGTGTTCGACGATGCGTCGAAGTGGGTGCTGCGCCGCCCGCCGCTGCACGGTCTGACCCCGTCGGCGCACGATATGGCCCGCGAGTACAAGGTGGTCGCCGCGCTCGCCGACACCCCGGTGCCGGTGGCCCGTGCGGTGACCATGCGCGACGATGACTCCGTGCTCGGCGCGCCGTTCCAGATGGTGGAGAACGTCGAGGGCAACGTGGTGCGCAGTGCCGACGAACTTGCTTCCCTCGGTGACGCCGCCGTCATCGAGGGCTGCGTCGATGCGCTGATCACGGTGCTCGCCGATCTGCACGCCGTCGATCCGGCGGCCGTCGGGCTCGGCGACTTCGGCAAGGCCGAAGGCTACCTGGAACGCCAGGTGCGCCGCTGGGGTTCGCAATGGGATCACGTGCGGCTGCCCGACGATACCCGGGACACCGATGTGAAGAAGCTGCATTCCATTCTGGCGGAACGGATCCCGGCCAGTCCGCGCGCCTCTATCGTGCACGGCGACTACCGCATCGACAACACCATCCTGGACGCACAGGATCCGACGGTGGTGCGCGCGGTACTGGATTGGGAGTTGTCCACCCTCGGTGACCCGCTGTCGGATGCGGCGTTGATGTGCGTCTACCGCAACCCCAACTTCGACGATGTGCTCGGCATGCGGGCGGCCTGGACCTCGGAGCTGTTGCCGCCCGCCGATGACCTGGCCCAGCGCTATGCGGTCGCCAGTGGCCAGGAACTGCAGAACTGGGATTTCTACATGGCCCTGGCCTATTTCAAGCTGGCCATCATCGCCGCGGGGATCGATTTCCGCGGACGCGAGGGCGGCGACGCACCCGCTGCGGTCGGCGCAGCCGTGGCCCCGCTGATCGCCGAGGGGCTCAAGCTCGTCTAG